The following proteins are encoded in a genomic region of Primulina huaijiensis isolate GDHJ02 chromosome 3, ASM1229523v2, whole genome shotgun sequence:
- the LOC140974089 gene encoding GDT1-like protein 3 isoform X2 — protein MGFSTSSRTIPFGFYLLLLSLFFSQIAAQENGRDEASAGIKDLGRRSKIFVDKIKTGIARNVKDPDSVNLGVALDSGLGLSDAFFASLSMIIVSEIGDETFIIAALMAMRHPKSIVLSGALSALFVMTVLSTGLGRIVPNLISRKHTNSAATVLYAFFGLRLLYIAWRSDSKASQKKEMEEVEEKLEGGQGKTQFRRYFSRFCTPIYLELATHKNAVGVAVGAIIGHTICTSVAVVGGSMLASKISQRTVATIGGLLFLGFSLSSYFYPPL, from the exons ATGGGGTTTTCAACTTCTTCTCGAACGATACCCTTTGGTTTCTACCTGCTCTTGCTCTCTCTCTTCTTCTCCCAAATCGCAGCTCAG GAGAATGGCAGGGATGAGGCGAGTGCAGGGATCAAGGATCTGGGCCGACGTAGTAAA ATATTTGTGGACAAAATCAAGACTGGTATTGCAAGGAATGTAAAAGATCCTGATTCTGTTAATCTTGGTGTTGCGTTGGACTCTGGTCTTGGGCTATCTGATGCTTTCTTTGCAAGTTTATCAATGATTATTGTCAGCGAG ATTGGAGATGAAACTTTTATAATAGCAGCTCTTATGGCAATGCGTCATCCCAAGTCAATTGTTCTATCCGGCGCCCTCAGTGCTTTATTTGTGATGACA GTACTATCAACTGGTCTTGGTAGGATTGTGCCTAATTTGATATCAAGGAAACACACTAACAGTGCAGCTACAG TTCTTTATGCCTTTTTTGGACTCCGACTACTTTATATTGCTTGGAGATCAGATTCAAAAGCCTCTCAGAAGAAAGAAATGGAGGAA GTAGAAGAGAAACTTGAGGGTGGGCAAGGGAAAACACAATTCCGACGTTATTTTTCTAGATTTTGTACACCAATCTATTTGGAG CTAGCTACACATAAAAATGCTGTTGGAGTTGCTGTAGGGGCCATTATAGGACATACAATCTGTACATCGGTGGCAGTGGTCGGTGGAAGTATGCTGGCATCAAAGATTTCACAGCGTACTGTTGCAACAATCGGAGGCCTCCTCTTCCTTGGCTTCTCCTTGTCTTCATATTTTTATCCTCCTCTATGA
- the LOC140974091 gene encoding putative gamma-glutamylcyclotransferase At3g02910, which yields MANARVADGVVVDGGVSLIFVYGTLKRGFYNHSLISDLVHTGDAAFIGPRATLDAFPLVCGPNGIPYLINLPGSGQLIRGELYSVSSDRGLARLDELEGVDRAHYERLPVAVVSDGGDEVVHAEAYFAHRGFGEAMRKRCGEEGLMSEYTLEMGRKYVRREDRPPRSCFLHDINKFISEGS from the coding sequence ATGGCCAATGCAAGAGTGGCAGATGGAGTAGTAGTAGATGGCGGCGTCAGCCTCATCTTCGTGTATGGCACGCTCAAGCGTGGCTTCTACAACCACTCGCTTATCTCGGACCTCGTGCACACCGGCGACGCCGCATTCATCGGACCACGCGCCACCTTGGACGCATTCCCCTTGGTGTGCGGGCCCAACGGCATACCTTACCTGATCAACCTTCCGGGATCGGGTCAACTGATCCGGGGAGAGCTTTACTCCGTGTCTTCAGACCGGGGATTGGCCCGTCTCGATGAGCTGGAGGGGGTTGATCGAGCCCACTACGAGAGGCTTCCGGTGGCGGTGGTTTCGGATGGCGGGGACGAGGTGGTGCATGCGGAGGCGTACTTTGCGCATCGGGGATTTGGGGAAGCGATGAGGAAAAGGTGTGGGGAGGAGGGGCTGATGAGTGAGTACACTTTGGAGATGGGAAGGAAGTATGTTAGGAGGGAAGATAGGCCTCCTCGTTCGTGCTTTCTTCATGATATTAACAAATTCATTTCAGAAGGGAGTTGa
- the LOC140974090 gene encoding CRIB domain-containing protein RIC4-like has protein sequence MRDRSERFLLLPFTMGCISESSIAIGMQQKRSKPDIDSTPTRTNEGDRSIEEGDYEDDEESLSGQNLKSPSSLPKLQKLIKNFKNFSQLFAYKDELEEPEIGMKIGLPTDVKHVTHIGLDGCASSILSNGWNNLIEPEMINFPSLFLPPAHEIAAENLADTSSVNMLLGTKSEESSNGCRGMINP, from the exons ATGCGAGATCGAAGTGAGCGGTTTTTACTTCTTCCATTCACTATGGGCTGCATCTCTGAATCAAGCATAGCAATTGGAATGCAGCAAAAAAGATCAAAGCCAGACATTGACTCAACTCCCACGA gaACCAATGAAGGAGACAGGAGCATAGAAGAAGGGGACTACGAGGATGACGAAGAAAGTTTGTCGGGCCAAAATTTGAAGAGCCCATCCTCCCTTCCAAAACTACAAAAGCtgataaaaaatttcaagaacTTCTCCCAGTTATTTG CATACAAAGATGAGTTAGAAGAACCAGAAATAGGAATGAAGATTGGATTACCGACAGATGTGAAGCATGTGACACACATAGGGTTGGATGGTTGTGCAAGCTCGATCCTCTCAAACGGCTGGAACAATCTTATTGAACCAGAAATGATAAATTTCCCATCTTTATTCTTACCGCCGGCGCATGAGATTGCAGCAGAAAACCTTGCTGATACATCCAGTGTCAATATGTTGCTTGGAACAAAAT CTGAAGAATCCAGCAATGGCTGCAGGGGAATGattaatccataa
- the LOC140974089 gene encoding GDT1-like protein 3 isoform X1, with translation MGFSTSSRTIPFGFYLLLLSLFFSQIAAQENGRDEASAGIKDLGRRSKIFVDKIKTGIARNVKDPDSVNLGVALDSGLGLSDAFFASLSMIIVSEIGDETFIIAALMAMRHPKSIVLSGALSALFVMTVLSTGLGRIVPNLISRKHTNSAATVLYAFFGLRLLYIAWRSDSKASQKKEMEEVEEKLEGGQGKTQFRRYFSRFCTPIYLESFILTFLAEWGDRSQIATIALATHKNAVGVAVGAIIGHTICTSVAVVGGSMLASKISQRTVATIGGLLFLGFSLSSYFYPPL, from the exons ATGGGGTTTTCAACTTCTTCTCGAACGATACCCTTTGGTTTCTACCTGCTCTTGCTCTCTCTCTTCTTCTCCCAAATCGCAGCTCAG GAGAATGGCAGGGATGAGGCGAGTGCAGGGATCAAGGATCTGGGCCGACGTAGTAAA ATATTTGTGGACAAAATCAAGACTGGTATTGCAAGGAATGTAAAAGATCCTGATTCTGTTAATCTTGGTGTTGCGTTGGACTCTGGTCTTGGGCTATCTGATGCTTTCTTTGCAAGTTTATCAATGATTATTGTCAGCGAG ATTGGAGATGAAACTTTTATAATAGCAGCTCTTATGGCAATGCGTCATCCCAAGTCAATTGTTCTATCCGGCGCCCTCAGTGCTTTATTTGTGATGACA GTACTATCAACTGGTCTTGGTAGGATTGTGCCTAATTTGATATCAAGGAAACACACTAACAGTGCAGCTACAG TTCTTTATGCCTTTTTTGGACTCCGACTACTTTATATTGCTTGGAGATCAGATTCAAAAGCCTCTCAGAAGAAAGAAATGGAGGAA GTAGAAGAGAAACTTGAGGGTGGGCAAGGGAAAACACAATTCCGACGTTATTTTTCTAGATTTTGTACACCAATCTATTTGGAG TcatttattttgacatttttagCAGAGTGGGGGGATCGTAGCCAGATTGCGACAATAGCT CTAGCTACACATAAAAATGCTGTTGGAGTTGCTGTAGGGGCCATTATAGGACATACAATCTGTACATCGGTGGCAGTGGTCGGTGGAAGTATGCTGGCATCAAAGATTTCACAGCGTACTGTTGCAACAATCGGAGGCCTCCTCTTCCTTGGCTTCTCCTTGTCTTCATATTTTTATCCTCCTCTATGA